In a genomic window of Aggregatimonas sangjinii:
- a CDS encoding YfhO family protein produces MKTGFKVFLIHFFVAVFFIIAALAYFHPVLQGKVIYQYDIAQYTGMAKEQNDFRKHTKTEPYWTNSAFGGMPTYQLGAYYPHDYVKKLDNLIRFLPRPADYLFLYFIGFYILLCCMKVDYRLAIVGALAFGFSTYLIIIFGAGHNAKAHAMGYMPVLLGGIILVFRKKYLWGLVLTAVAMALEIRANHYQMTYYFMLLVLILGIVYLVDAIRKKYLKHFFVSTAILFGAVFLGIAANATGLMATKEYADWSTRGTSELTVDAFGNTKENIEGLDREYITQWSYGVAESMNLFVPRLFGGGSSDNLGEDSKAFTFLLDKGLPRDRALGIVQQVPLYWGDQPITSGPAYIGAVVFFLFLLGLILVCKKAKWWLLGGTIMSLVLSWGKNFSLLTDFMIDYFPLYDKFRAVSSIQVILELCVPVLAILALVALFDKSIDKAKKLKAFLISGGIFIGICILLFLFKGTFDFESAADDGLRNNGMADLADMFIADRKSVYTSDLLRSLIFVLLAATAIYLYLKDKFKQNIVILIIGALIVFDLVGVNLRYVNKDNFVSKRRMLQPFQQTAVDQQIKKDKSIYRVYDQQEGFGARTAYFHQSIAGYHAAKPAGMQDLFDYHIANGNMNVLNMLNVKYVIQQNEEGASYPALNPDANGNAWFIEKLKPVSNADEEIKALKNLDTANEAIVNTDKVEGVTRNNFKRDSTARIELIDYKPNHLKYRTRNNNSGLAVFSEMYYPHGWKAFIDGRPTKHFRVNYVLRAMEVPEGRHDIEFKFEPEVVETGSKITLASSIFLGLIILGGVGFSFWRTRKTEVKTQQR; encoded by the coding sequence ATGAAAACGGGGTTTAAAGTATTTTTGATACATTTTTTTGTAGCTGTTTTTTTTATAATCGCCGCCTTAGCTTATTTCCATCCCGTTCTACAAGGGAAAGTAATCTACCAATACGATATCGCGCAATATACGGGGATGGCCAAGGAGCAGAACGACTTCCGAAAGCATACCAAAACAGAACCTTATTGGACGAACAGCGCTTTCGGTGGTATGCCTACCTATCAGTTGGGTGCGTATTACCCACATGATTACGTAAAAAAACTGGATAACTTGATTCGGTTTTTGCCTCGCCCTGCGGATTATCTTTTTCTTTATTTTATTGGATTCTATATCCTGCTATGTTGCATGAAAGTCGATTACAGATTGGCGATTGTAGGTGCACTTGCATTTGGTTTTTCTACTTATTTGATTATCATTTTTGGAGCAGGGCATAATGCCAAGGCCCATGCCATGGGGTATATGCCTGTCTTACTCGGGGGGATCATATTGGTGTTTCGAAAGAAATATTTATGGGGATTAGTATTGACTGCCGTGGCCATGGCACTGGAAATAAGGGCGAACCACTATCAAATGACGTACTACTTCATGCTTCTGGTGCTTATCTTGGGCATTGTTTATTTGGTCGATGCCATTCGAAAAAAGTATCTGAAACATTTCTTCGTATCGACAGCAATTTTATTCGGGGCCGTGTTCCTGGGTATTGCGGCCAATGCTACCGGTTTAATGGCCACAAAGGAATATGCCGATTGGAGTACTCGGGGTACCTCGGAACTTACTGTCGATGCGTTTGGCAATACAAAAGAGAACATTGAAGGACTGGACAGGGAGTATATTACACAATGGAGCTATGGGGTTGCCGAATCGATGAACTTGTTCGTGCCTCGCCTATTCGGTGGGGGTAGTTCTGACAACCTCGGTGAAGATTCAAAGGCCTTTACATTCTTGCTGGATAAGGGCCTGCCTAGGGATAGAGCATTGGGTATCGTACAGCAAGTACCATTGTATTGGGGCGACCAACCGATTACTTCGGGCCCGGCCTATATTGGCGCAGTAGTATTTTTTCTGTTTCTTTTAGGGCTGATTTTGGTGTGTAAAAAGGCAAAATGGTGGCTCTTAGGTGGAACTATTATGTCCTTGGTATTGAGCTGGGGAAAGAATTTCAGTCTGTTGACCGATTTCATGATCGATTACTTCCCGTTGTACGACAAATTCAGGGCGGTATCTTCAATTCAGGTTATTTTGGAACTCTGTGTTCCGGTGTTGGCGATTTTGGCACTTGTTGCACTTTTTGACAAGTCTATAGACAAAGCGAAAAAGTTGAAGGCTTTTTTGATTTCCGGCGGGATTTTTATTGGGATATGCATCCTCTTATTTCTCTTTAAAGGAACATTTGATTTTGAATCTGCCGCTGATGATGGTCTACGGAATAATGGCATGGCGGATCTTGCCGATATGTTCATCGCTGATAGGAAAAGTGTGTATACAAGCGATCTGCTGCGTTCTTTGATTTTTGTGCTGTTGGCGGCAACGGCTATTTACCTTTATCTGAAGGACAAATTCAAGCAAAATATCGTCATTCTTATTATAGGAGCCCTGATTGTTTTCGATTTGGTGGGGGTCAATTTACGCTATGTGAATAAAGATAACTTTGTTTCCAAGAGAAGAATGCTGCAGCCTTTTCAGCAGACTGCCGTTGATCAGCAAATCAAAAAAGACAAGAGTATCTATAGAGTCTACGACCAACAGGAAGGCTTTGGTGCCCGAACCGCTTATTTTCATCAGTCCATTGCAGGATATCACGCCGCTAAACCAGCAGGAATGCAAGATCTTTTCGATTATCATATCGCCAATGGCAATATGAACGTATTGAATATGCTTAACGTAAAGTACGTTATACAGCAAAATGAAGAAGGCGCCAGCTATCCCGCTTTAAATCCCGATGCAAACGGCAATGCCTGGTTTATCGAAAAACTAAAACCCGTAAGCAATGCCGATGAAGAAATCAAGGCATTGAAAAATCTCGATACGGCAAACGAAGCCATTGTTAATACGGATAAGGTAGAAGGTGTTACAAGAAATAATTTTAAGCGGGATTCTACTGCCCGAATAGAGTTGATAGATTACAAACCAAACCACCTAAAATACCGGACTAGAAACAACAATTCAGGTTTGGCAGTATTTTCCGAGATGTACTACCCCCACGGCTGGAAAGCCTTTATCGACGGCCGACCTACGAAGCACTTTAGGGTGAATTATGTGCTCAGGGCAATGGAAGTTCCTGAAGGCAGGCATGATATCGAGTTCAAGTTTGAACCTGAAGTCGTAGAAACCGGCAGTAAAATCACTTTGGCCAGTTCGATTTTTCTTGGGCTTATCATTTTAGGTGGAGTTGGGTTTTCTTTTTGGCGCACTAGAAAAACGGAGGTAAAAACGCAGCAACGCTAG
- a CDS encoding DUF4834 family protein translates to MAFLKTILIILLVYYGLKILLRMFAPKIMGYAAKKTEQHFRERFGEFTNAHQGRPTTEGEVVIEKQPNKGRQSKDTVGEYIDFEEID, encoded by the coding sequence ATGGCATTTTTAAAAACAATATTAATTATTCTCCTGGTGTATTACGGTCTAAAGATTCTTCTAAGAATGTTCGCGCCTAAAATAATGGGCTACGCTGCCAAGAAAACTGAGCAACACTTCCGAGAGCGTTTCGGGGAATTCACGAACGCACACCAAGGACGACCTACAACCGAAGGTGAAGTGGTAATCGAAAAACAACCGAACAAAGGAAGGCAATCAAAGGATACCGTTGGCGAGTACATCGACTTTGAGGAAATCGATTGA
- a CDS encoding transporter has translation MKYKAFLTFLLLPFLGISQYTDVINSNRPGLSVSAYAVGTNVIQFEAGAFYEQSDHSLLNTQTNIWGGDFSLRYGLLFERLEINWEGTYQNNDVMFTEAGTTTNFTDFNRNRLGLKYLLYDRYKNPERNKPDLYSWKANYGFKFKNLIPSVALYGGATFNLGDNPFYIGDPTVSYRAMVATQSRLTPRFVLITNIAYDRISSPFPELSYLISLSHAFRNPKWSVFVEHQGIDSDRYADALLRGGVAYLITDNLQTDINMGASFKDTPTRIFVQAGASYRIDLHRDKLKPIEEQQAGENGGPIKKNAMKKKKKDGKEKKKNGSGAEDIDLGPSKKQLRKLKKAEKKKNKGKKNNSGEIEF, from the coding sequence ATGAAGTACAAAGCGTTTTTAACTTTTCTACTCCTGCCCTTTCTGGGTATTTCGCAATATACCGATGTTATTAACTCAAACCGGCCAGGACTATCGGTTAGTGCGTATGCCGTTGGTACAAATGTAATTCAATTCGAAGCCGGAGCCTTTTATGAGCAAAGTGACCATTCGTTGCTCAATACCCAAACCAATATCTGGGGCGGTGACTTTTCGTTGCGCTATGGCCTGCTCTTTGAACGCTTGGAAATCAATTGGGAAGGCACCTACCAAAATAACGATGTCATGTTCACAGAGGCGGGTACGACAACGAACTTCACCGATTTTAATAGGAACAGGCTAGGACTCAAATACTTGTTATATGATCGCTACAAGAATCCGGAACGCAACAAACCCGATCTGTATAGCTGGAAAGCTAATTATGGGTTCAAGTTCAAAAACCTTATCCCATCTGTGGCCCTTTACGGCGGGGCTACCTTCAACCTAGGCGATAACCCGTTCTATATTGGGGACCCGACGGTTTCGTATCGCGCTATGGTGGCTACCCAAAGTAGACTTACGCCTCGTTTCGTACTGATTACGAACATTGCCTACGACCGCATCTCCTCACCTTTTCCGGAATTGAGCTATCTGATTTCCCTTTCACATGCCTTCAGAAATCCCAAGTGGAGTGTTTTTGTCGAGCATCAAGGTATTGATAGCGACCGTTATGCAGATGCGCTTTTACGCGGTGGCGTCGCCTATTTGATAACCGACAACCTGCAGACCGATATCAATATGGGAGCCAGTTTTAAGGACACCCCTACTAGAATATTCGTGCAGGCCGGCGCCTCTTATCGTATCGACCTTCATAGAGACAAACTTAAGCCGATCGAAGAGCAGCAAGCTGGGGAGAATGGCGGGCCGATTAAGAAGAACGCCATGAAGAAGAAAAAGAAGGACGGAAAAGAGAAAAAGAAAAATGGATCCGGTGCAGAGGATATTGATCTAGGGCCTTCCAAGAAGCAGCTTCGAAAACTTAAAAAGGCCGAAAAAAAGAAAAACAAAGGCAAGAAAAACAATAGTGGGGAGATTGAGTTTTAA
- a CDS encoding GTP cyclohydrolase translates to MVTLKEAVTKADLKAFVKFPFSLYRDSPYWVPPIIADELESFDKSKNPSFKNADAWFFLAYKNGEIAGRIVAIINKTEITLQKVAKMRFGWFDFIDDTEVSEALLNKVIAIGKENKLEFTEGPVGFSNLDKVGVLTEGFDHIGSMITWYNYAYYKNHYERLGFRKEKGYVENKFPANNADPKLFTRLNDLIKRRYSLREINFTRTSEVLPMADKMFDLFNTTYANLSSFVPISDVQKAYFKKKYISFINPEYIKFIVDANNELIAFAIVMPSFSKALQRANGKLFPFGIFHLLKAKKTNKDVYFYLIGIHPEYQNKGVTAIIFNEYHKTFTKKNINMCYRTPELEDNTAIRQMWKHFSPVIYKRRCTYRKNLS, encoded by the coding sequence ATGGTCACCCTAAAAGAAGCTGTTACCAAAGCGGATTTAAAAGCCTTCGTAAAGTTTCCGTTTTCCTTATACAGAGATTCCCCTTATTGGGTTCCCCCTATTATTGCCGATGAGTTGGAATCATTCGACAAATCGAAAAATCCGTCCTTTAAAAATGCAGATGCTTGGTTCTTTTTAGCCTATAAAAACGGTGAAATCGCCGGTCGTATCGTCGCCATCATCAATAAAACGGAAATCACTCTTCAAAAAGTAGCCAAAATGCGTTTTGGCTGGTTCGATTTTATAGATGATACGGAAGTTTCAGAGGCCCTGTTGAACAAAGTCATCGCCATAGGCAAGGAAAACAAGCTTGAGTTTACGGAAGGCCCTGTCGGCTTTAGTAATTTGGACAAGGTCGGAGTTCTGACCGAGGGTTTCGATCATATAGGGAGTATGATTACTTGGTATAACTATGCTTACTACAAAAATCATTATGAACGTTTGGGTTTCCGTAAGGAAAAAGGCTATGTTGAGAACAAGTTTCCAGCGAACAACGCAGACCCCAAACTATTTACCCGATTGAACGATTTGATCAAAAGACGCTATTCGCTGCGGGAAATCAATTTCACAAGGACTTCCGAAGTGCTGCCGATGGCCGATAAAATGTTCGATCTTTTCAACACGACCTATGCAAACCTATCTTCCTTTGTACCCATCTCGGATGTACAAAAAGCCTATTTTAAAAAGAAATACATCAGTTTTATCAATCCGGAATACATTAAGTTCATTGTTGATGCAAACAACGAGCTGATTGCGTTCGCCATTGTAATGCCATCGTTCTCCAAGGCATTGCAAAGGGCAAATGGAAAATTATTTCCATTCGGGATATTCCATTTATTAAAAGCGAAGAAAACGAACAAAGACGTCTATTTTTATTTAATAGGAATACATCCAGAATATCAAAACAAGGGTGTAACAGCGATTATTTTCAATGAATACCACAAGACCTTTACAAAGAAGAATATCAATATGTGTTACCGAACACCGGAGTTGGAGGATAACACGGCTATTCGCCAAATGTGGAAGCATTTTAGTCCCGTTATCTACAAACGCAGATGCACGTATCGCAAGAACTTGTCCTAA
- a CDS encoding aminotransferase class I/II-fold pyridoxal phosphate-dependent enzyme yields the protein MRDLFDRIIENKGPLGKWASQAEGYFVFPKLEGHISNRMKFQGKEVITWSINDYLGLANLPEIKKIDSEAAAEHGAAYPMGARMMSGHTEFHEQLEQELADFVQKESAYLLNFGYQGILSCVDALVSKDDIIVYDVDCHACIIDGVRLHMGKRFTFKHNDVESLELNLERAEKMAEQTGGGILVISEGVFGMRGQQGKLKEIVALKKKYNFRLLVDDAHGFGTLGKTGAGAGEEQGVQADIDVYFATFAKSMASIGAFLAADKEIIDYLKYNLRSQMFAKSLPMIYVKGALKRLDMLRTQPELKAKLWENTDALQNGLKERGFDIGTTTSCVTPVYLNGSIPEAMALVKDLRENYGIFCSIVVYPVIPKGLILLRMIPTATHTMDDINETLEAFSAIRERLENGTYKRLSAAVAAAMGE from the coding sequence ATGAGAGATTTGTTCGACAGAATCATCGAGAATAAGGGACCATTGGGGAAATGGGCCTCACAGGCAGAGGGATACTTTGTTTTTCCCAAATTGGAAGGACATATCTCCAATAGAATGAAATTTCAAGGAAAGGAAGTCATTACCTGGAGCATTAATGATTACTTGGGATTGGCAAATCTGCCAGAAATCAAGAAAATAGACAGCGAGGCGGCTGCAGAGCATGGTGCAGCTTACCCCATGGGCGCGCGTATGATGAGCGGGCACACCGAATTTCACGAGCAGTTGGAACAGGAATTGGCCGATTTCGTACAGAAAGAATCCGCGTATTTACTGAATTTCGGATATCAGGGTATTCTATCTTGTGTTGACGCTTTGGTTTCCAAAGACGATATTATCGTATATGACGTAGATTGTCACGCTTGTATCATAGACGGTGTACGATTGCATATGGGCAAACGCTTCACGTTCAAACATAATGACGTTGAGAGTTTAGAGCTGAATTTGGAGCGCGCCGAGAAAATGGCGGAGCAGACAGGTGGCGGTATTCTTGTGATTTCCGAGGGAGTCTTTGGAATGCGTGGACAGCAAGGAAAATTAAAGGAAATCGTTGCGCTGAAGAAAAAATACAACTTCCGTCTTTTGGTCGACGATGCCCATGGTTTCGGAACTTTAGGTAAAACAGGTGCGGGTGCGGGTGAAGAACAGGGAGTACAGGCGGATATCGATGTTTATTTTGCCACGTTTGCAAAGTCTATGGCCAGTATCGGAGCTTTTCTGGCCGCTGATAAGGAGATTATCGACTATTTGAAATACAACCTCAGATCACAGATGTTTGCCAAATCGTTGCCCATGATTTATGTGAAAGGGGCATTGAAGCGATTGGATATGTTGCGTACCCAGCCAGAATTGAAGGCCAAATTATGGGAAAATACCGATGCCTTGCAAAACGGACTCAAGGAACGCGGATTTGACATCGGGACCACAACAAGCTGTGTAACGCCGGTCTACCTAAACGGAAGTATTCCTGAGGCAATGGCCTTGGTTAAGGACCTTCGTGAGAATTACGGAATATTCTGTTCTATAGTGGTTTATCCTGTCATACCTAAAGGATTGATTTTATTGCGAATGATTCCTACGGCAACCCACACAATGGACGACATTAACGAAACATTGGAGGCTTTCTCCGCTATTCGCGAGCGATTGGAAAACGGTACCTACAAGAGACTGTCCGCTGCGGTCGCGGCTGCAATGGGCGAGTAA
- a CDS encoding PLP-dependent cysteine synthase family protein, translating into MEKKIAAVDNVLALIGNTPLVRLNRITESLSGNFYAKVEAFNPGHSAKDRIALHIIEEAERKGILSPGDTIIETTSGNTGFSIAMVSIVKGYKCILAVSSKSSPDKIDMLRSMGANVYVCPAHVSADDPRSYYQVAKRLHKETKGSIYINQYFNELNIDAHYKSTGPEIWEQTNGRITHLIACSGTGGTISGTARYLKEQNAGIRIIGVDAFGSVLKKFHETGELDESEIYPYRIEGLGKNMIPSATDFDVIDKYIKVSDEESAHTARELSRTEGIFAGYTCGAVMQAIKQLDADGEFNENSQVVAIFPDHGSRYMSKIYSDDWMEAQGFLGNKEVEETPKVQMVK; encoded by the coding sequence ATGGAGAAAAAAATAGCAGCAGTAGACAATGTATTGGCCTTAATCGGAAATACGCCTTTAGTCAGGCTCAATCGAATTACCGAATCGTTGTCCGGAAATTTCTATGCAAAAGTAGAAGCTTTCAATCCAGGGCATTCGGCGAAAGACCGTATAGCCCTTCATATAATAGAAGAGGCCGAAAGAAAAGGGATTCTTTCGCCGGGAGACACCATAATCGAGACTACTTCGGGCAATACGGGATTCAGTATCGCAATGGTAAGTATCGTTAAGGGCTACAAGTGTATTTTGGCGGTAAGTTCAAAATCGAGCCCCGATAAAATAGACATGTTGCGCTCAATGGGGGCAAACGTCTACGTTTGTCCGGCTCACGTTAGTGCCGATGACCCTCGGTCTTATTATCAGGTAGCCAAGCGACTCCACAAAGAGACAAAGGGCAGTATTTACATCAACCAGTATTTCAATGAACTGAATATAGATGCCCATTACAAATCTACCGGCCCGGAAATTTGGGAACAGACCAACGGTCGGATTACCCATTTAATAGCGTGTAGTGGCACTGGTGGCACGATTTCGGGTACAGCGCGTTACTTAAAGGAACAAAATGCCGGTATCAGGATTATCGGTGTTGATGCCTTTGGGAGTGTGTTAAAAAAGTTTCATGAAACCGGGGAATTGGATGAAAGTGAAATTTATCCGTATCGAATCGAAGGTCTTGGTAAGAACATGATTCCTTCCGCAACCGATTTCGATGTAATCGATAAGTACATAAAGGTCAGCGATGAGGAAAGTGCCCATACGGCAAGGGAACTATCGAGAACCGAAGGTATTTTCGCCGGTTATACTTGTGGGGCGGTCATGCAAGCGATAAAACAACTTGACGCAGATGGAGAGTTTAACGAGAACAGTCAAGTGGTCGCAATTTTTCCAGACCACGGATCGCGGTACATGAGTAAAATATATAGTGACGACTGGATGGAGGCCCAAGGCTTCCTAGGTAACAAAGAAGTGGAAGAGACCCCGAAAGTACAAATGGTAAAATAG
- a CDS encoding S9 family peptidase: MNQANPPIAKKIPKNLDKHGDVRIDNYYWMNDREDKEVIAHLERENAYKDSLMAHTEDFQNTLFEEMKGRIKEDDSSVPYKNNGYWYITSFKTGQQYPIYSRKKESLDAEEQIMFDGNEMAKGHEYFKLGGLSVSPDNSLAVFGIDTVSRRQYTLQIKNLNTGEIYDDKIDNTTGGAVWADDNKTIFYAKNDTVTLRSDKIYRHVLGTPTSEDVLVHHEDDETFISYVYKTKSKKFIVIGSYSTLTSEFQILRANDPSGDFQVFTPRQRGLEHSIAHYGDDFYVMTNKDGATNFKLMKVKEGNTNVEHWKEFIPHRKEVLLEDIEIFKDYYVLSERENGLNRIKIVRWDGTNEYYLPFESETYTAGVGTNPDFNTNILRYGYNSMTTPSSTIDFDMATKEKEVKKEQEVLGGKFNKANYLEKRIWATARDGVKVPMSIVYHKDTKLTKDTPVLQYAYGSYGATMDPYFSTVRLSLLDRGFVYALAHIRGGQYLGRPWYEEGKLLKKKNTFTDFIDCSKYLVAEGYTSPEHLYAMGGSAGGLLMGAIVNMNPELYKGIVAAVPFVDVITTMLDDSIPLTTGEYDEWGNPNEKEYYEYMKSYSPYDNVQAMAYPNMLVTTGLHDSQVQYFEPAKWVAKLREMKTDDNLLLFDINMDAGHGGASGRFEALREVAKEYAFILDLEGKMD; encoded by the coding sequence ATGAACCAAGCCAACCCCCCGATTGCCAAAAAAATCCCTAAAAATCTCGATAAACACGGCGATGTTAGGATTGACAACTATTATTGGATGAATGATAGGGAAGACAAGGAAGTCATTGCGCATTTAGAAAGGGAGAATGCCTACAAAGATTCCTTGATGGCGCATACCGAAGATTTTCAAAATACCTTGTTCGAAGAAATGAAAGGTCGCATTAAAGAGGATGATTCTTCGGTCCCCTATAAAAACAATGGATACTGGTATATAACCAGCTTTAAAACAGGGCAACAATATCCGATATACTCCAGAAAGAAGGAAAGCTTGGATGCCGAGGAGCAAATCATGTTCGATGGTAACGAGATGGCAAAGGGCCACGAATATTTTAAGTTAGGTGGACTTTCGGTCAGCCCCGACAATAGTTTGGCGGTTTTCGGGATTGATACGGTTTCTCGAAGACAATATACCCTGCAGATTAAAAATTTGAATACAGGAGAAATCTATGATGATAAGATAGACAATACGACAGGCGGGGCGGTATGGGCAGATGACAACAAAACTATTTTCTATGCGAAGAACGATACGGTAACCCTGCGCTCCGATAAGATTTATAGACATGTACTGGGCACGCCTACAAGTGAGGATGTATTGGTACATCATGAGGATGATGAGACTTTTATTTCGTATGTATACAAGACGAAATCAAAAAAGTTCATCGTTATTGGTTCGTACAGCACCCTCACCTCCGAGTTCCAGATTTTAAGGGCGAACGACCCCAGCGGCGATTTTCAGGTCTTTACTCCTAGACAAAGGGGATTGGAACACAGTATCGCCCATTACGGCGATGATTTTTATGTAATGACGAATAAAGATGGCGCGACCAACTTTAAGTTGATGAAAGTAAAGGAAGGGAATACCAATGTGGAGCATTGGAAAGAATTCATTCCGCATCGAAAAGAGGTGCTCTTGGAGGATATTGAGATTTTTAAGGACTATTACGTTCTTTCGGAACGGGAAAACGGACTAAACCGTATCAAGATCGTTCGTTGGGATGGTACGAACGAGTATTATCTGCCTTTTGAGAGCGAAACGTATACTGCTGGCGTTGGCACCAACCCGGATTTTAATACGAACATCTTGCGTTATGGCTATAATTCGATGACGACACCGAGCTCTACCATTGATTTTGACATGGCCACCAAGGAAAAAGAGGTGAAGAAAGAGCAAGAGGTCTTAGGTGGCAAGTTCAATAAAGCGAATTACCTTGAAAAGAGGATATGGGCAACGGCTCGTGATGGAGTCAAAGTACCCATGTCTATCGTGTATCACAAAGACACCAAGTTGACCAAAGATACTCCCGTTCTCCAATACGCCTATGGATCCTACGGAGCGACCATGGACCCATACTTCTCAACCGTACGCTTGAGTTTGCTGGACCGTGGCTTCGTTTATGCCCTGGCGCACATTCGCGGCGGGCAGTATCTGGGAAGGCCTTGGTACGAAGAAGGAAAACTGCTTAAAAAGAAGAATACCTTTACCGATTTTATCGATTGTTCCAAGTATTTGGTAGCCGAAGGATATACCAGTCCAGAGCATTTATACGCCATGGGTGGCTCTGCAGGAGGTCTCCTCATGGGTGCCATAGTGAATATGAATCCCGAATTATACAAAGGTATAGTCGCAGCGGTACCCTTTGTAGATGTTATTACGACCATGTTAGATGACTCGATACCGTTGACGACTGGGGAATACGACGAATGGGGCAATCCCAACGAGAAAGAATACTATGAGTATATGAAATCGTATTCGCCTTATGATAATGTTCAGGCGATGGCCTATCCGAATATGTTGGTTACCACGGGATTGCATGATTCCCAAGTGCAATACTTTGAACCGGCCAAATGGGTCGCCAAGCTTAGGGAAATGAAAACGGACGATAATCTATTGCTTTTCGATATTAATATGGATGCTGGTCATGGCGGAGCCTCCGGACGTTTTGAGGCTTTAAGGGAAGTGGCCAAAGAATACGCTTTTATCCTGGATTTGGAAGGGAAAATGGATTAA
- a CDS encoding YbaB/EbfC family nucleoid-associated protein — protein MFGDMMGMMGKLKETQAKVEATKERMHSVLIDESSSDGLLKVTITANRTIKEISVDESLLSDKEQLEDYLILTLNKAIEKATAVNEAELAAVAKEGIPNIPGMDGLFK, from the coding sequence ATGTTCGGAGATATGATGGGCATGATGGGAAAGCTAAAAGAGACCCAAGCTAAAGTAGAAGCGACCAAAGAACGGATGCATTCCGTATTAATCGATGAATCATCGTCAGACGGATTGCTGAAAGTTACCATTACCGCCAATAGAACCATTAAGGAAATCAGCGTTGATGAGAGCCTGTTATCGGACAAGGAACAGCTTGAGGATTATCTGATTTTGACCTTGAATAAAGCGATTGAAAAGGCAACGGCGGTAAACGAGGCCGAACTTGCCGCAGTAGCGAAGGAAGGGATACCGAATATTCCGGGTATGGATGGGCTATTTAAATAG
- a CDS encoding DUF1508 domain-containing protein, translating into MVEIKAETNDTFRFELRSADGIILLQSVPYPSKEHIKRTINALNPAVYKSLFFERKTDYEGKFLFHLKNAERELIGKSGVFESEAGMENGIKHLKKRIADLPADLTAL; encoded by the coding sequence ATGGTTGAAATTAAGGCAGAAACGAATGATACATTCCGGTTTGAATTGAGAAGCGCAGACGGGATAATATTGCTTCAAAGTGTTCCGTATCCATCGAAGGAGCATATTAAAAGAACTATAAACGCATTGAACCCGGCAGTCTATAAATCCTTGTTCTTTGAACGAAAGACCGATTATGAGGGCAAATTTCTTTTTCATTTAAAAAATGCCGAACGGGAGCTTATTGGCAAAAGCGGGGTTTTCGAATCGGAAGCGGGAATGGAAAATGGTATCAAACACCTTAAAAAGCGCATTGCCGATCTTCCAGCCGATTTAACGGCGCTATAA